The DNA segment AAAGGAGCGGCGCGGTCCTGACCGCCCGTCTCGCCCTCGAGGTCGGCCGGGAAGTGTGGGCCGTGCCGGGGCGGATAACGGACAGCGTCTGTCGAGGTTCCAACGCCCTCATATCCGACGGGGCAATGCCCCTGGCGGACATCGGGGAGTTCGCCGCCCTTGTTTCGGGAAGACAGGGTGAACTATTCCCCCCCATACAAGGGCAAGGCGCTCCAGCCAACTTCCTCCTCGCGCCCGACGAGACCGAGGTGCTGCGCATCCTGGGCGAAAAGGGCGACCTGACGGTTGACAACATAGCGACGGAAGGTAAAATGAGCGCCGCTGCCGTCCTGAGGGCCCTTGGAGCGCTTTCAGCCTATGGCCTTGCCGTCTCCAGCGGCCCGGGAAGGTGGAGCGCGAGGGTCCGGACCAGGTCCTGACCGACTCCAGGGGGAACAGGAGGAGAGAAAATGTCCGTAAGATTCATACCGGAAAGCGAGAGCCGTTTCCTCACCGAGGATGCCCTGGCCCTTGCCTACCGTGTCTGCGCCGATGAAAGTCTTTCCAGGGAGGTCATCGAGGAAACTCTTACCGAGGCGGTCCGCCTTGGCCTGATAGGCGATTTTCCCATCAACGCGGGGCTCTTTGAATCCCTTTTGTACGCCGTCCGCGAAAAAACGACGGCCGCCAGGCCGAAGGAAATGCCGTTGTGCTGAAGGACGAAGGATCTAAGACCAGAAGATCGAAGACCAAAAAGACCGAGTCCGCGCCCTCCCGGAAACAGGCGAAGGCAAGAGCGAAACCAGGGAAAAAACTGTCCCGCACCAGCATTAAGCCGGGGCAGACCTTGGTGATCGTCGAATCGCCCTCCAAGGCCAGGACCCTCGGCAAGATCCTGGGCAGGGATTTCGATGTCCAGTCCAGCGTGGGCCACATCCGCGACCTTCCCAAGAGCCGCCTCGCCATCGATCTA comes from the Thermovirga sp. genome and includes:
- a CDS encoding DNA-protecting protein DprA encodes the protein RSGAVLTARLALEVGREVWAVPGRITDSVCRGSNALISDGAMPLADIGEFAALVSGRQGELFPPIQGQGAPANFLLAPDETEVLRILGEKGDLTVDNIATEGKMSAAAVLRALGALSAYGLAVSSGPGRWSARVRTRS